One window of Pyrus communis chromosome 12, drPyrComm1.1, whole genome shotgun sequence genomic DNA carries:
- the LOC137711557 gene encoding uncharacterized protein isoform X2 — protein MPLRRLIEVEPPSPLRYIIGAAIMMIGVVLPVGYMMFRNKRVPTSSSYSKQTNKVLI, from the exons ATGCCt TTAAGGAGATTGATAGAGGTGGAACCGCCGAGCCCGCTGAGATACATAATCGGAGCGGCGATCATGATGATCGGAGTGGTCTTACCCGTCGGTTACATGATGTTCCGTAACAAGCGCGTCCCTACTTCTTCTTCGTACTCCAAACAGAC AAACAAAGTTTTGAtatag
- the LOC137711557 gene encoding uncharacterized protein isoform X1: MPLRRLIEVEPPSPLRYIIGAAIMMIGVVLPVGYMMFRNKRVPTSSSYSKQT, from the exons ATGCCt TTAAGGAGATTGATAGAGGTGGAACCGCCGAGCCCGCTGAGATACATAATCGGAGCGGCGATCATGATGATCGGAGTGGTCTTACCCGTCGGTTACATGATGTTCCGTAACAAGCGCGTCCCTACTTCTTCTTCGTACTCCAAACAGACGTAG